In Zingiber officinale cultivar Zhangliang chromosome 11B, Zo_v1.1, whole genome shotgun sequence, a single window of DNA contains:
- the LOC122035308 gene encoding oligopeptide transporter 5-like codes for MAASVSDNNIPQKSNDEVDIKDDSPIEQVRLTVPTTDDPSLPCLTIRTWILGVFSCVLLSFVNQFFSYRTNQLSISSVCVQILALPIGRWMARVLPPTIIRIPLLNWSFSLNPGPFNMKEHVLLTIIASAGAGGDYAVGIVTIVKAFYHRGINVMAAILLTQTTQLLGFGWAGLFRKFLVDSPYMWWPANLIQVSLFRALNEEERRPKGGVTRLQFFLICMACSFCYYIVPNFFFPTITCISILCFIWKDSITIHQIGSGMSGLGVGAIAFDWATAAMIGSPIAAPIFVLFNVLAGYVILVYIIMPLCYWNNLYDGRRFTLLSSHLFESSGKPYDLSRVLDTKTFTLNVEEYENYSRIYISTFFAMAYGIGFATLTATLSHVFLFDGQYMLKLWRQATSKAKVNFLDVHGRIMKANYDAVPQWWFHLLLVVVTALSIYTCEGFGRALQLPYWGLFLAMAMAFVFTLPVGIITATTNTTPGLNIITEMVIGYIMPGKPLANVVFKTYGYMSMTQAITFLSDFKLGYYMKIPPRSMFIAQLAGSVIANASYFWTAWWLLTDVPHICDTNQLPDDTPWTCPSDSVFFSASVIWGVVGPARMFGPGSIYAGLNYFFLLGLLAPAVVYLFHRLFPEKKWIPLINFPVIFGSSGSMPPNKAINYNCWFIVGFVVNYWVFKHHKQWWGRYAYVMSAALDAGTSFMGVVAFFALGNYNIYSVNWWGGVTEDYCPLAKCPTEPGAYIPKGCPELH; via the exons ATGGCTGCTTCAGTTTCTGATAATAATATTCCTCAGAAATCGAATG ATGAAGTGGATATCAAGGACGACAGCCCGATCGAGCAGGTGCGGCTGACGGTGCCGACGACCGACGATCCGTCGCTGCCGTGCCTGACGATCCGGACGTGGATCCTGGGCGTTTTCAGCTGCGTCCTCCTCTCCTTCGTCAACCAGTTCTTCAGCTACCGCACCAACCAGCTCTCCATCTCCAGCGTCTGCGTCCAGATCCTGGCGCTGCCCATCGGCCGCTGGATGGCCCGCGTCCTCCCGCCGACGATCATCAGGATCCCTCTACTCAACTGGTCCTTCTCTCTCAACCCCGGCCCCTTCAACATGAAGGAGCACGTCCTCCTCACCATCATCGCCAGCGCCGGCGCCGGCGGCGATTATGCCGTCGGCATCGTCACCATCGTCAAGGCCTTCTACCACCGCGGCATCAACGTCATGGCCGCCATCCTCCTCACACAAACCACTCAA TTGTTAGGATTCGGCTGGGCTGGATTGTTCAGAAAATTCTTGGTGGATTCTCCTTACATGTGGTGGCCTGCCAATCTCATTCAGGTCTCTCTATTCAG AGCGCTGAACGAAGAAGAACGACGGCCAAAGGGCGGCGTGACGCGGCTGCAGTTCTTCCTCATTTGCATGGCCTGCAGCTTCTGCTACTACATCGTCCCCAACTTCTTCTTCCCGACCATCACCTGCATCTCGATCCTCTGCTTCATTTGGAAGGACTCCATCACCATCCACCAGATCGGCTCCGGCATGAGCGGCCTCGGCGTCGGCGCCATCGCCTTCGACTGGGCCACCGCCGCCATGATCGGCAGCCCCATAGCGGCGCCCATCTTCGTCCTCTTCAACGTCCTCGCCGGCTACGTCATCCTAGTCTACATCATCATGCCCCTCTGCTACTGGAACAACCTCTACGACGGTCGCCGCTTCACCTTGCTCAGCTCGCACCTCTTCGAGAGCTCCGGCAAGCCCTACGACCTCAGCCGCGTCCTCGACACCAAGACCTTCACTCTCAACGTCGAGGAGTACGAGAACTACAGCCGCATCTACATCAGCACCTTCTTCGCCATGGCCTACGGCATCGGCTTCGCCACCCTCACCGCCACCCTCTCCCACGTCTTCCTCTTCGACGGCCAGTACATGCTCAAGCTGTGGCGGCAGGCGACGTCCAAGGCGAAGGTGAACTTCCTGGACGTGCACGGCCGGATCATGAAGGCCAACTACGACGCAGTGCCGCAGTGGTGGTTCCACCTCCTCCTCGTCGTCGTCACCGCGCTCTCCATCTACACCTGCGAGGGCTTCGGCCGCGCCCTGCAGCTGCCTTACTGGGGCCTCTTCCTCGCCATGGCCATGGCCTTCGTCTTCACCCTTCCCGTCGggatcatcaccgccaccacCAATACG ACGCCTGGACTGAACATAATAACAGAGATGGTGATCGGTTACATAATGCCGGGAAAGCCATTGGCCAATGTGGTGTTCAAAACCTACGGCTATATGAGTATGACGCAAGCCATCACCTTTCTCAGCGATTTCAAGCTCGGTTACTACATGAAGATTCCTCCTAGATCTATGTTCATCGCTCAG TTGGCGGGTTCAGTGATCGCAAACGCGAGCTACTTCTGGACGGCGTGGTGGTTGCTCACCGACGTCCCCCACATTTGCGATACCAACCAGTTGCCGGACGACACCCCGTGGACGTGCCCCAGCGACTCCGTCTTCTTCAGCGCCTCCGTTATCTGGGGCGTCGTTGGCCCTGCCCGGATGTTCGGCCCCGGCTCCATCTACGCCGGCCTCAACTACTTCTTCCTCCTCGGCCTCCTCGCCCCCGCCGTGGTCTACCTCTTCCACCGCCTCTTCCCGGAGAAGAAGTGGATCCCGCTCATCAACTTCCCCGTCATCTTCGGCTCCTCCGGCAGCATGCCCCCTAACAAGGCCATCAACTACAACTGCTGGTTCATCGTCGGCTTTGTCGTCAACTACTGGGTGTTCAAGCACCACAAACAGTGGTGGGGGCGCTACGCTTATGTCATGTCTGCCGCCCTCGACGCCGGCACGAGCTTCATGGGCGTCGTCGCCTTCTTCGCCCTCGGGAACTATAACATCTACTCTGTCAACTGGTGGGGAGGTGTCACCGAGGACTATTGCCCCCTCGCTAAATGCCCCACCGAGCCCGGCGCCTACATCCCCAAGGGATGTCCTGAACTTCATTGA
- the LOC122035309 gene encoding uncharacterized protein LOC122035309, whose amino-acid sequence MTDNFVQPAIPKFDGYYDHWSMLMENFLRSKEYWDLVETRIPVAVEGVELTEAQGKLFADQKLKDLKVKNYLFQAIDRTIMKTILNKDTAKHIWDSMKQKFDYVVCSIEKSNNLDILSLDELQSSLLVHEQRMNRHGNDEQALKMTYDKIGEDAARGRAMQEVREDVWFLDSGCSNHMCAHKEWFSDLDEEFRTSVKLGNNSTMTVMGKGNIMLQIVGATQIWASKFQGFKNVAIQANGKQHRNAIPKKSLWRASQRLQLVHADICGPINPASNGKKRQLTAAYTPQQNGVAECKNRTIMNMVRSMLSEKQVPKTFWPEAANWVVHILNRSPTLAVKNMTPEEAWSGVKPNVEYFRVFGCIGHVHISDSKRKKLDDKSLRCVLLGMSEESKVYRLYDPASKTIIVSRDMIFEENECWEWRRNNEEAGLDILVQEETNVESAHDQSEEEYENVAIEEEEREVSLSSSESPEENLPERRQRRKSFWMEDYVSREEFSEEGVEHNNLVLFTSTSVQQLLKKLFRVPSGKLQWIWR is encoded by the exons ATGACTGATAATTTTGTTCAACCTGCAATTCCTAAGTTTGATGGATATTATGATCATTGGTCTATGCTTATGGAAAATTTCCTACGCTCAAAAGAATATTGGGATTTGGTGGAAACTAGAATTCCTGTCGCAGTAGAAGGAGTGGAGCTTACTGAAGCACAAGGAAAATTATTTGCAGACCAGAAGCTAAAAGATTTGAAGGTCAAGAATTATTTATTTCAAGCCATTGATCGAACTATTATGAAAACAATTCTCAACAAAGACACTGCCAAACACATTTGGGACTCTATGAAGCAGAA GTTCGATTATGTTGTTTGTTCCATTGAAAAGTCTAATAACTTAGACATCTTAAGTCTTGATGAGTTGCAAAGTAGCTTATTGGTCCATGAGCAGAGGATGAACAGACATGGAAACGATGAGCAAGCATTAAAGATGACCTACGATAAGATTGGTGAAGATGCAGCGAGAGGGAGAG CAATGCAAGAAGTGCGAGAAGATGTTTGGTTCCTTGACTCGGGGTGTTCTAATCATATGTGTGCACACAAGGAGTGGTTCTCGGATCTTGATGAAGAATTTCGGACTTCTGTGAAGCTCGGGAATAATTCCACAATGACTGTAATGGGAAAGGGTAACATCATGCTGCAAATTGTTGGAGCTACTCAG ATATGGGCATCTAAGTTTCAAGGGTTTAAGAACGTTGCAATACAAGCAAATG GAAAGCAACATAGGAATGCAATTCCAAAGAAGAGTTTATGGAGAGCATCACAAAGATTACAGTTGGTACATGCTGACATCTGTGGACCCATCAATCCTGCTTCCAATGGCAAGAAAAG GCAACTCACAGCAGCCTacactccccaacaaaatggagtaGCCGAATGCAAAAATAGGACaatcatgaatatggttagaAGTATGTTATCGGAAAAGCAAGTTCCAAAGACTTTTTGGCCAGAAGCAGCAAATTGGGTGGTTCATATACTCAATAGAAGTCCTACATTGGCGGTAAAAAATATGACACCTGAAGAGGCTTGGAGTGGTGTCAAACCAAATGTTGAATATTTCCGGGTTTTTGGATGCATTGGTCATGTTCATATATCAGACAGTAAAAGAAAAAAACTAGATGATAAGAGTCTTCGGTGCGTGTTGCTAGGGATGAGTGAAGAATCTAAAGTATATAGACTATATGATCCAGCATCCAAGACAATAATTGTAAGCAGAGATATGATTTTTGAAGAAAATGAATGTTGGGAATGGAGACGAAATAATGAAGAAGCAGGACTTGATATACTTGTGCAGGAAGAAACTAATGTAGAAAGTGCACATGATCAAAGTGAAGAAGAATATGAAAATGTAGCaattgaagaagaagaaagagaggtCAGTCTATCTTCAAGTGAGTCACCTGAAGAGAATCTTCCAGAAAGAAGGCAGAGAAGAAAATCATTTTGGATGGAAGATTATGTAAGTAGGGAAGAATTCTCTGAAGAAGGTGTTGAGCACAACAATTTGGTTTTGTTTACCTCCACCTCAGTCCAACAACTTTTGAAGAAGCTATTCAGAGTTCCAAgtggaaagttgcaatggattTGGAGATAG